A genomic window from Cupriavidus basilensis includes:
- a CDS encoding DciA family protein has product MRMFTHYALQTPAAKPLNDWLDKAGPVSALMQTARELAVLEAEVLSLLPRGLQDGIAVAGVKQDARGIGQGQSERTLLLLAAHGAAAARVRQVVPTLLSRLQQRGSQITAIRVRVQPEVGRQGDWDTGPVVKPKVARMSATGLSSLTQLAQELPASPLRDALNTLLSHHR; this is encoded by the coding sequence ATGCGCATGTTTACCCATTACGCCCTCCAGACGCCCGCCGCCAAGCCGCTTAACGACTGGCTGGACAAGGCTGGCCCCGTCTCGGCCCTGATGCAGACGGCACGGGAACTGGCGGTACTGGAGGCTGAGGTGCTATCGCTCCTGCCACGCGGACTGCAGGATGGCATCGCTGTAGCCGGCGTCAAGCAAGACGCCCGCGGCATCGGGCAAGGCCAGTCGGAGCGAACTTTGCTGTTGCTTGCCGCCCATGGGGCCGCAGCGGCACGCGTCCGACAAGTGGTCCCCACACTACTTTCCAGGCTACAGCAGCGGGGATCGCAGATTACCGCAATCCGGGTGAGGGTACAACCGGAGGTCGGGCGGCAGGGCGATTGGGACACCGGGCCGGTGGTGAAGCCCAAGGTGGCGCGGATGTCGGCGACCGGCTTGTCCAGCCTGACACAGTTGGCCCAGGAACTCCCCGCGTCGCCGTTGCGCGATGCGCTGAATACGCTGTTGTCGCACCATCGGTGA
- a CDS encoding M23 family metallopeptidase — MQIIVLHPRLPRVRHFTLSRGKVLAGIALLCLVVALLSSALTWVVARSGIAAPARVPGDDAYLRANLNVLATRVGEIQARMVRLDALGERVSGLAGIAPKEFNFQHPPGRGGLAASAQSRTSSLPELQLALARLSDQAEQHADYFDAVASTLLDRQSESRRVPRMLPVASGYDASGFGWRFDPFTGRRTPHDGVDFSAPTGTPIVAAAGGVVVAAEWHPEYGNLIDIDHGNGLKTRYAHASKLQVKAGDLVKPGQQIALVGSTGRSTGAHLHFEVHVDGVPQNPNRFLAIAKPAPAQVAQAPDPTDRNLVR; from the coding sequence ATGCAGATCATCGTGCTTCACCCACGCCTACCGCGTGTTCGCCATTTCACCCTGTCGCGGGGCAAGGTCCTTGCCGGCATCGCATTGCTGTGCCTGGTCGTCGCGCTGCTGTCGTCGGCCCTGACCTGGGTCGTGGCCCGCTCGGGCATCGCCGCGCCGGCCCGGGTACCGGGCGACGACGCCTACCTGCGGGCCAACCTCAATGTGCTCGCGACCCGCGTGGGCGAGATCCAGGCCCGGATGGTGCGGCTGGACGCGCTTGGCGAGCGGGTCTCGGGACTGGCCGGCATCGCGCCCAAGGAATTCAACTTCCAGCATCCGCCCGGGCGCGGCGGCCTGGCCGCATCAGCGCAATCGCGCACCTCGAGCCTGCCCGAGTTGCAGCTTGCGCTGGCACGCCTGTCGGATCAGGCCGAGCAGCACGCGGACTATTTCGACGCGGTGGCAAGTACCTTGCTGGATCGCCAGAGCGAGAGCCGCCGTGTCCCGCGCATGCTGCCGGTGGCTAGCGGCTACGACGCATCCGGCTTTGGCTGGCGCTTCGATCCGTTCACCGGGCGCCGTACCCCGCACGATGGTGTGGATTTTTCGGCACCCACGGGCACCCCGATCGTGGCGGCGGCCGGCGGCGTGGTGGTCGCGGCGGAATGGCATCCGGAATATGGCAACCTGATCGACATCGACCACGGCAACGGCCTGAAGACCCGCTATGCGCACGCGTCCAAGCTGCAGGTGAAGGCCGGCGACCTCGTCAAGCCTGGCCAGCAGATCGCCCTGGTGGGCTCCACCGGGCGCTCCACCGGCGCGCACCTGCATTTCGAGGTGCATGTGGACGGTGTGCCGCAAAACCCGAATCGCTTCCTGGCCATCGCCAAGCCAGCGCCAGCCCAGGTTGCCCAGGCGCCGGACCCCACCGATCGCAATCTCGTCCGTTGA
- a CDS encoding D-alanine--D-alanine ligase translates to MSFVAHPNIDPKALGKVGVLLGGRSAEREISLLSGNGVLAALRLRGVDAHAFDPGLQSVAELATAGFDRVFIALHGRYGEDGTIQGLLEQLGVPYTGSGVLASALAMDKQATKRLWTTHGLPTPRFAMLQADTDFDAVVADLGLPLIVKPAREGSSIGLTKVTEAGQMRAAFEKAAALDNDVIAETFIDGAELTCPIVGEGATAEALPVIRIVAPGANYDYQNKYFTDDTQYLCPSGLPADVEAEVRRLAVQSFRVLGCRGWARADVMLSADNKPYLLEMNTSPGMTGHSLVPMAARAVGISYEDFVMQVIAAATLDLHPSAAWKPD, encoded by the coding sequence ATGAGCTTCGTCGCCCATCCCAATATCGATCCCAAGGCGCTGGGCAAGGTTGGCGTGCTGCTTGGCGGCCGCTCGGCCGAGCGCGAGATATCGCTGCTGTCGGGCAACGGCGTGCTGGCGGCGTTGCGCTTGCGCGGCGTCGATGCCCATGCCTTCGATCCCGGCCTGCAGTCGGTGGCCGAGCTGGCCACGGCTGGCTTTGACCGCGTCTTTATTGCCCTGCACGGCCGCTACGGCGAGGACGGCACCATCCAGGGCCTGCTCGAGCAGCTCGGCGTGCCCTATACCGGCAGCGGCGTGCTGGCCTCTGCGCTGGCCATGGACAAGCAGGCCACCAAGCGCTTGTGGACCACGCACGGCCTGCCCACGCCGCGCTTCGCCATGCTGCAGGCCGATACCGATTTCGACGCTGTTGTGGCCGACCTGGGCCTGCCCCTGATCGTCAAGCCGGCGCGCGAGGGCTCGTCCATCGGTCTGACCAAGGTGACCGAAGCCGGCCAGATGCGTGCCGCCTTCGAGAAGGCCGCGGCGCTGGACAACGACGTGATCGCCGAAACCTTCATTGACGGCGCGGAGCTGACCTGCCCGATCGTGGGGGAGGGCGCCACCGCCGAAGCGCTGCCGGTGATCCGCATCGTCGCTCCCGGTGCGAACTACGACTATCAAAACAAGTACTTTACTGACGATACCCAGTATCTGTGCCCGTCGGGCCTGCCGGCCGACGTGGAAGCCGAAGTCCGGCGCCTGGCGGTGCAATCCTTCCGCGTGCTGGGTTGCCGCGGCTGGGCGCGTGCCGACGTGATGCTCAGCGCCGACAACAAGCCTTACCTGCTCGAGATGAATACCTCGCCCGGCATGACCGGCCATTCGCTGGTGCCGATGGCGGCGCGCGCGGTGGGCATCAGCTACGAGGACTTCGTCATGCAGGTGATTGCCGCGGCCACGCTGGACCTGCATCCCAGCGCGGCCTGGAAGCCCGATTGA
- the ftsA gene encoding cell division protein FtsA: MSKEYKDLLVGLDIGTSKVAAVVAELRPDGSYEVIGMGQSESKGLKKGVVVNIEATVQSIQRALEEAELMADCKISEVFTGIAGSHIRSFNSSGMVAIKDKEVTQTDVARVIETAKAVNIPTDQQILHILTQEFIIDGQEDVREPIGMSGIRLEVKVHIVTGAVSAAQNIVKCVRRCGLEVHDLILQPLASSLAVLTEDEKELGVVLVDIGGGTTDIAIFSEGAIRHTAVIPIAGDQITNDIAMALRTPTPDAEDVKIQYGIAKQAIADPEDMIEVPGVGDRGTRSLSRQALAAVIEPRIEELYSLVHQVVRESGYEELLSSGVVITGGTAMMPGMVELGEDIFLKPVRVGVPEYRGNLHEVVKSPRYSTVMGLLLEGRVQRMRGRKVAVQSGSVKQVWTRMKEWFVGNF; this comes from the coding sequence ATGAGCAAGGAATACAAGGACCTACTGGTCGGTCTCGATATCGGCACTTCCAAAGTGGCCGCGGTGGTGGCCGAGTTGCGCCCCGACGGCAGCTACGAAGTGATCGGGATGGGCCAGTCAGAGTCCAAGGGTCTGAAGAAAGGGGTCGTGGTCAATATCGAGGCCACCGTGCAGTCCATCCAGCGTGCGCTGGAGGAGGCTGAACTGATGGCCGACTGCAAGATCTCCGAGGTGTTTACCGGCATTGCCGGCAGCCATATCCGCAGCTTCAATTCCAGCGGCATGGTGGCGATCAAGGACAAGGAGGTCACCCAGACCGATGTGGCCCGGGTGATCGAGACCGCCAAGGCGGTCAATATCCCGACCGACCAGCAGATCCTGCACATCCTCACGCAGGAATTCATCATCGACGGCCAGGAGGACGTGCGCGAGCCGATCGGCATGAGCGGCATTCGCCTGGAAGTGAAGGTGCATATCGTCACCGGCGCGGTTAGCGCGGCGCAGAACATCGTCAAGTGCGTGCGCCGCTGCGGCCTGGAGGTGCACGACCTGATCCTGCAGCCGCTGGCTTCCAGCCTGGCGGTGCTGACCGAGGACGAGAAGGAGCTCGGCGTGGTGCTCGTCGATATCGGTGGCGGCACCACCGATATCGCCATCTTCAGCGAAGGCGCGATCCGGCATACGGCCGTGATCCCCATCGCCGGCGACCAGATCACCAACGACATCGCTATGGCGCTGCGCACGCCCACGCCCGATGCCGAGGACGTCAAGATCCAGTACGGCATCGCCAAGCAGGCCATCGCCGATCCGGAAGACATGATCGAGGTCCCTGGCGTTGGCGACCGCGGTACGCGTTCGCTGTCGCGCCAGGCGCTGGCGGCCGTGATCGAGCCGCGTATCGAGGAGTTGTACTCGCTGGTGCACCAGGTGGTGCGCGAATCGGGCTACGAAGAATTGCTGTCGTCGGGGGTCGTCATCACCGGCGGCACCGCGATGATGCCGGGCATGGTGGAACTGGGCGAGGACATCTTCCTTAAGCCGGTTCGGGTCGGCGTGCCGGAATATCGCGGAAATTTGCACGAAGTGGTAAAGAGTCCGCGCTATTCGACCGTAATGGGACTACTGCTCGAAGGCCGCGTGCAGCGCATGCGCGGGCGCAAGGTGGCAGTGCAGAGCGGCTCGGTCAAGCAGGTGTGGACCCGCATGAAGGAATGGTTCGTCGGCAACTTCTGA
- the lpxC gene encoding UDP-3-O-acyl-N-acetylglucosamine deacetylase, giving the protein MLKQRTIKSLVKTVGIGLHSGRKVTLTLRPAPVDTGIVFTRVDLPEAVEIVASASAIGDTRLASVLQKDGARVSTVEHLMSACAGLGIDNLYVDVDAEEIPIMDGSAASFVFLLQSAEIEQQSAPKRFIRVKKAVEVREGDKLARLEPFFGFKLAFTIDFRHPAVDKTGQTFAIDFADTSYVREIARARTFGFAHEVEALREMGLARGGSLDNAIVLDEHRMLNNEELRYGDEFVRHKILDAIGDLYVVGHPLIGAYIANKSGHGLNNQLLRALLADQEAYEMVTFERVEDAPLAFLPQLAPAFA; this is encoded by the coding sequence ATGCTAAAACAGCGCACCATCAAATCCCTGGTCAAGACCGTTGGCATTGGTTTGCACTCGGGCCGTAAAGTGACGCTGACGCTGCGCCCGGCCCCGGTGGATACCGGCATCGTATTCACCCGCGTCGACCTGCCCGAAGCTGTCGAAATCGTCGCGAGCGCGTCAGCCATTGGCGACACGCGCCTGGCGTCGGTCCTGCAGAAGGACGGCGCACGCGTCTCGACCGTGGAGCATTTGATGTCCGCCTGCGCGGGCCTTGGCATCGACAACCTGTATGTGGATGTCGACGCCGAAGAAATCCCCATCATGGACGGCAGTGCCGCGTCTTTCGTCTTCCTGCTGCAGTCGGCCGAGATCGAGCAGCAATCGGCGCCCAAGCGTTTCATCCGCGTGAAGAAAGCCGTGGAAGTGCGCGAAGGCGACAAGCTGGCGCGCCTGGAGCCTTTCTTTGGCTTCAAGCTGGCGTTCACCATCGATTTCCGTCATCCCGCGGTGGACAAGACCGGCCAGACCTTCGCCATCGACTTCGCCGACACCAGCTATGTGCGCGAAATCGCCCGTGCCCGCACCTTCGGCTTCGCCCATGAAGTGGAAGCCCTGCGCGAGATGGGCCTGGCGCGCGGCGGCAGCCTGGACAACGCGATCGTGCTCGACGAGCACCGCATGTTGAACAACGAAGAACTGCGCTACGGCGACGAGTTCGTGCGCCACAAGATCCTGGATGCGATTGGCGACCTCTACGTGGTCGGGCATCCGCTGATTGGCGCGTATATCGCCAACAAGTCCGGGCACGGGCTCAACAACCAGCTGTTGCGCGCGTTGCTGGCCGATCAGGAAGCCTACGAGATGGTGACGTTCGAGCGCGTCGAGGATGCGCCGCTAGCGTTCCTGCCGCAGTTGGCACCGGCGTTCGCGTAG
- a CDS encoding peroxiredoxin, whose product MIAIGARVPDATLNEFFEVETGGCALGPNSFSALELARGRKIVVFGLPGAFTPTCSAKHVPGFVAQADALRAAGVDEIWCVSVNDAFVMGAWGREQQTGGRVRMMADGSAEWTRRLGLEQDLTARGMGIRSKRYAMVLDDGVVSHLWLEAPGEFKVSSAEAVLAALRA is encoded by the coding sequence ATGATCGCTATTGGAGCGCGTGTGCCGGACGCCACGCTGAATGAGTTCTTTGAGGTCGAAACCGGCGGTTGCGCCCTTGGGCCCAATTCCTTCTCCGCGTTGGAACTCGCGCGTGGCCGCAAGATCGTGGTGTTCGGCCTGCCCGGCGCCTTTACGCCGACCTGTTCCGCCAAGCATGTGCCGGGCTTCGTCGCGCAGGCGGACGCGCTGCGCGCCGCCGGCGTGGACGAGATCTGGTGTGTGTCGGTCAACGACGCCTTTGTCATGGGCGCCTGGGGCCGGGAGCAGCAGACTGGCGGCCGTGTGCGCATGATGGCCGACGGCAGTGCCGAATGGACCCGCCGGCTGGGCCTGGAGCAAGACCTGACCGCACGCGGCATGGGCATACGCTCCAAGCGCTATGCCATGGTGCTTGACGATGGCGTGGTGTCCCATCTGTGGCTTGAAGCGCCCGGCGAGTTCAAGGTCAGCAGCGCCGAAGCCGTGCTGGCTGCGTTGCGCGCGTAA
- a CDS encoding cell division protein FtsQ/DivIB: protein MWHNTRLLNLIASTLYALVAMMAFAAGLLWLAQRPVFAITHVELVSMEGGTLRHVNAPSVRANALGKLSGSFFTLDLNEARQIFESVPWVRRASVRREWPNGLAVEVEEHEALGTWGNADSGRLINTYGEVFVANPAEAEEDAQLLALDGPPDSESDVVDKLEVMREWFKPLKVEPLAVTLSSRYAWRAKLSNGMVVELGREQNDEERDAMDQRVKRFVVAWPQVTEQWGKQIEYADLRYPNGFAIRAANVRFLTDAQAAAAAKARATGSSTSTNTNTNTNASTNPNNNPTRLKSKNAEKNR from the coding sequence ATGTGGCACAACACTCGCCTGCTTAACCTGATCGCCTCCACGCTCTATGCGCTGGTGGCGATGATGGCGTTCGCTGCCGGCTTGCTATGGCTGGCGCAGCGGCCGGTGTTTGCCATTACCCACGTCGAGCTGGTGTCGATGGAAGGCGGCACCCTGCGCCATGTCAATGCGCCGAGCGTGCGCGCCAACGCCCTGGGCAAGCTGTCGGGGAGCTTTTTCACGCTCGACCTGAACGAGGCGCGCCAGATCTTCGAGTCGGTGCCCTGGGTGCGCCGTGCCAGTGTGCGGCGCGAATGGCCCAACGGGCTGGCGGTCGAGGTCGAGGAGCACGAAGCCCTCGGTACGTGGGGCAATGCCGACAGTGGCCGCCTGATCAACACTTATGGCGAAGTTTTCGTCGCCAATCCGGCCGAAGCCGAGGAAGATGCCCAGTTGCTCGCCCTCGATGGCCCGCCGGACAGCGAGAGCGATGTGGTGGACAAGCTCGAAGTCATGCGCGAGTGGTTCAAGCCGCTGAAGGTGGAGCCGCTGGCGGTCACGCTGTCTTCCCGCTACGCCTGGCGCGCCAAGCTTTCCAACGGCATGGTGGTGGAGCTTGGCCGTGAACAGAACGACGAGGAGCGCGACGCCATGGACCAGCGCGTCAAGCGGTTCGTGGTGGCCTGGCCCCAGGTCACGGAGCAGTGGGGCAAGCAGATCGAGTACGCGGACCTGCGATACCCCAACGGGTTTGCGATTCGCGCGGCTAACGTGCGCTTCCTGACCGATGCGCAGGCAGCGGCTGCGGCCAAGGCGAGGGCAACTGGTTCCAGCACGAGCACGAATACGAATACGAATACGAACGCCAGCACCAATCCAAACAACAATCCGACGCGACTCAAGAGCAAGAACGCGGAGAAAAACCGATGA
- the ftsZ gene encoding cell division protein FtsZ → MDFDMIETELQDGTIIKVIGVGGAGGNAVQHMISRGVQGVEFICMNTDAQALKRSSASRVLQLGNTGLGAGAKPEVGRNCADQAREQIADSLRGAHMVFITAGMGGGTGTGAAPVVAQVAKEMGILTVGVVSKPFEFEGARRAKVAEAGSGELESCVDSLIVVLNEKLFEVMGDDAEMDKCFQCADDVLHNAVAGIAEIINVDGLVNVDFEDVKTVMGEQGKAMMGTATVSGVDRARLAAEQAVASPLLEGVDLSGARGVLVNITASRSLKLSETKEVMNTIRSYAAEDATVIFGTVYDDAMGDALRVTVVATGLGRSAKKQQPMTLLKTGTDNMPVQMMGNMASNVGVSHSSAPDYSNLDTPAVWRSSRESASAHVAALQEKGVDTYDIPAFLRKQAD, encoded by the coding sequence ATGGACTTTGACATGATCGAAACGGAATTGCAGGACGGCACCATCATCAAGGTGATCGGCGTGGGCGGTGCGGGCGGTAACGCTGTGCAGCACATGATCAGCCGTGGCGTGCAAGGCGTTGAATTTATCTGCATGAACACCGATGCGCAGGCGCTCAAGCGCTCCAGCGCTTCGCGCGTGCTGCAGCTTGGCAACACCGGCCTGGGGGCCGGTGCCAAGCCGGAGGTCGGCCGCAACTGTGCAGATCAGGCGCGCGAGCAGATCGCCGACTCGCTGCGTGGTGCGCACATGGTCTTCATCACTGCCGGCATGGGCGGCGGCACCGGTACCGGCGCTGCCCCGGTCGTGGCCCAGGTTGCCAAGGAAATGGGCATCCTGACCGTGGGCGTGGTCAGCAAGCCCTTCGAGTTCGAGGGTGCGCGCCGCGCCAAGGTGGCGGAAGCTGGCTCGGGCGAGCTGGAGTCCTGCGTCGATTCGCTGATCGTTGTGCTCAACGAAAAGCTGTTCGAAGTGATGGGCGATGACGCCGAGATGGACAAGTGCTTCCAGTGCGCCGACGACGTGCTGCACAACGCGGTTGCCGGCATTGCCGAGATCATCAATGTCGATGGCCTGGTGAACGTCGACTTCGAAGACGTGAAGACGGTCATGGGCGAGCAGGGCAAGGCCATGATGGGCACGGCCACCGTGTCGGGCGTTGACCGCGCCCGCCTGGCTGCCGAGCAGGCTGTCGCCAGCCCGCTGCTGGAAGGCGTGGACCTGTCGGGCGCACGCGGCGTGCTGGTCAACATCACGGCCAGCCGTTCGCTCAAGCTGTCGGAAACCAAGGAAGTCATGAACACCATCCGCAGCTACGCCGCGGAAGATGCCACCGTGATCTTTGGCACGGTGTACGACGACGCCATGGGCGACGCACTGCGCGTGACCGTGGTGGCGACGGGCCTGGGCCGTTCGGCCAAGAAGCAACAGCCGATGACCTTGCTCAAGACCGGTACCGACAACATGCCGGTACAGATGATGGGCAACATGGCCAGCAACGTTGGCGTAAGCCACAGCAGCGCGCCGGACTACAGCAATCTGGACACGCCGGCGGTATGGCGCAGTTCGCGCGAGTCCGCGTCCGCCCACGTGGCTGCGCTGCAGGAAAAGGGTGTGGATACGTACGACATCCCGGCCTTCCTGCGCAAGCAGGCGGACTGA